In Xyrauchen texanus isolate HMW12.3.18 chromosome 27, RBS_HiC_50CHRs, whole genome shotgun sequence, one genomic interval encodes:
- the c7a gene encoding complement component C7 translates to MKCVFLHGAVIFLPCLLSLATRIHAVSVRTFRSLPVPEPLHCQWGPYGSWSVCDGCSKTQTQIRSIEVYSQFGGRPCTGSLTRTQECQSTQVCPIEEGCGERFRCQSGRCISKSLVCNGDQDCEEDGLDEQQCDRKEICDKKKPPPQIELTGEGFDAVSGKARGSVINTKSFGGLCRKTFSGDHKDIFRLPQSVLRYTFQVTATNDFSDESYKSSWHYLHHIEKHEKTHGTDYGHDDYTFHDELLKTQSKHLMIIKNDMEVAQFQNQAPEYLPLSEEFWKALRSLPVIYNYGAYRKLLERFGTHYISEGTLGGQFRLWLAFSEDVINKLKTEERNFKHCVTTSHSVLFFIRWTTTHCDDDSFVTNAHIAKTITGGFTKADVIGGYSGYITKLEMLNQYTAKENGKTFIQWSGSVKDIPKVIKQKLRPLNELVKEVSCAGVKKHNLKRAIEMYLKEKHPCHCRECQNNGLRVLVDDVCMCVCKPGTEGKACERGTPADEQPGVIHGDWACWSPWSTCREGRKSRSRTCSRPAPSGGRNCVGNTVESTACEDEMELDYLRTMEPHCFDDSLMPRESCKTPPSIANGFVLYPKDEYPVGSKIEYTCIEGYHLIGDPIAECQDSLNWMKNPVECKKTECDPPKFPPDVTGMPWKLNYKIGEVVSLSCPEGKEREGPAEIQCNLGLSWSPQPKDTRCLTVHTMKPTPAPVQCQPWENLAKDKCVCKVPHECKASLEVCATNIERGKTQRLNLCKVQAMKCLGHQYTLVKDSTCSWPDRSSTDCSHCTPWEICDDQTNSCRCRTHEECSPLDTWIRVCVQLQDVSAPVTMTECEAGVRKCKGETVHIVSIEPCQSS, encoded by the exons ATGAAG TGTGTGTTCCTGCATGGAGCTGTGATCTTTCTTCCCTGTCTGTTGTCTTTAGCAACACGTATACA TGCGGTGTCAGTGAGGACATTTAGGTCTTTGCCTGTGCCTGAACCTCTGCACTGCCAGTGGGGACCTTATGGAAGTTGGTCAGTCTGTGATGGCTGCTCCAAAACACAG ACACAGATCCGCTCCATCGAAGTCTACTCTCAGTTTGGAGGTCGACCTTGTACTGGGAGCCTAACACGCACACAAGAATGTCAGTCGACTCAGGTCTGCCCCATAGAGGAGGGCTGTGGAGAAAGATTCCGCTGCCAGTCTG GGAGATGTATCAGTAAGTCACTGGTATGTAATGGTGATCAGGACTGTGAAGAAGATGGATTGGATGAGCAACAATGTGACAGAAAAGAGATCTGTGACAAGAAAAAGCCTCCGCCGCAAATAGAGCTAACTGGTGAAGG GTTTGATGCAGTGAGCGGGAAAGCAAGAGGATCAGTCATCAACACTAAGAGCTTTGGTGGTTTGTGTAGAAAAACCTTCAGTGGGGACCATAAGGACATATTCAGACTTCCCCAAAGTGTCCTCAGATACACCTTCCAG GTGACAGCAACAAATGATTTTTCAGATGAATCCTATAAAAGCTCTTGGCACTACCTTCATCACattgaaaaacatgaaaaaacacacGGAACAGATTATGGGCATGATGATTACACCTTCCATGATGAACTGCTAAAGACACAG TCCAAACATCTGATGATCATTAAGAATGATATGGAAGTGGCCCAGTTCCAGAACCAGGCCCCAGAATATCTTCCCCTTTCAGAGGAGTTCTGGAAGGCTCTGCGTTCCTTGCCTGTTATTTACAATTATGGAGCCTACCGAAAATTGCTAGAGAGATTTGGGACACATTATATTTCTGAGGGCACTCTTGGAGGTCAGTTTAGATTATGGCTTGCGTTCAGCGAAGATGTCATTAACAAATTAA AAACAGAGGAAAGAAACTTCAAACATTGTGTCACAACGAGCCATTCAGTTCTATTTTTCATCAGATGGACAACAACACATTGTGATGATGATTCTTTTGTGACAAATGCTCATATTG CCAAGACCATAACAGGTGGTTTTACTAAAGCAGATGTTATTGGCGGATATTCTGGATATATTACTAAACTGGAAATGCTAAACCAATACACAGCAAAGGAGAATGGCAAGACGTTCATCCAGTGGTCTGGTTCAGTGAAGGACATTCCAAAAGTCATCAAACAGAAG CTTAGACCTCTGAATGAGCTGGTGAAAGAGGTGTCATGTGCAGGAGTCAAGAAGCATAATTTAAAACGTGCTATTGAGATGTACCTCAAGGAGAAACATCCATGCCACTGCAGAGAATGCCAGAACAATGGGCTGCGGGTACTTGTTGAtgatgtctgtatgtgtgtgtgcaagccGGGCACTGAAGGTAAAGCTTGTGAGAGGGGAACCCCAGCTGATGAACAGCCAG GAGTGATCCATGGAGACTGGGCCTGTTGGTCACCATGGAGCACTTGCAGGGAAGGCCGAAAAAGCCGGAGTCGCACCTGCAGTCGACCGGCCCCTTCAGGAGGCAGGAATTGTGTTGGAAACACAGTAGAGTCAACAGCCTGTGAGGATGAGATGGAACTGGATTACCTACG TACAATGGAGCCACACTGCTTTGATGATTCATTGATGCCCAGGGAAAGTTGTAAAACACCCCCCTCAATTGCCAATGGGTTTgttctg tatCCCAAAGATGAATATCCAGTGGGCAGTAAGATTGAGTATACCTGTATTGAGGGTTACCACTTGATTGGAGACCCTATAGCCGAATGCCAAGACAGTCTAAACTGGATGAAAAATCCAGTAGAGTGCAAGA AAACAGAATGTGATCCTCCTAAGTTTCCTCCAGATGTCACTGGAATGCCATGGAAGCTCAACTATAAGATTGGCGAGGTTGTTTCTCTGTCCTGCCCAGAGGGTAAAGAGAGAGAGGGTCCAGCTGAGATTCAGTGCAACTTGGGACTTTCCTGGTCACCTCAGCCAAAAGACACCAGATGCCTCACAG TGCACACAATGAAGCCAACCCCAGCACCAGTGCAATGCCAGCCATGGGAGAACCTGGCAAAGGACAAATGTGTCTGTAAAGTGCCACATGAGTGCAA GGCATCTCTGGAGGTATGTGCCACTAATATTGAGCGTGGTAAAACACAGAGACTGAATCTTTGTAAGGTACAGGCTATGAAGTGTCTGGGACACCAGTATACACTTGTTAAAGACAGCACCTGCAGTTGGCCAGATCGGTCTTCCACTGACTGCTCCCACTGCACGCCCTGGGAGATTTGTGATG ATCAAACAAACAGCTGTCGCTGCAGGACGCATGAGGAATGTTCACCCCTGGACACTTGGATCCGTGTGTGTGTACAGCTGCAAGATGTGTCTGCGCCAGTGACAATGACAGAATGTGAGGCGGGTGTGAGAAAATGCAAAGGAGAGACTGTTCATATTGTCAGTATTGAACCCTGTCAGTCAAGCTAA